One region of Flavobacterium sp. KACC 22763 genomic DNA includes:
- a CDS encoding LpxL/LpxP family acyltransferase, producing MSQWDGKSKGTVLGYKIFVFLIQKAGVKAAYALLYFVASYYFLFLRKSNRAIFYYFKERLQYSYFKSKKMVFKSYYTFGQTIIDKVSISAGMRNRFTYEFDGIETLKKLLAEKKGGVLISAHVGNFEIAEHFLGDIDLNFQINLVTTDLEHSAIKNYLESVSQKPTVKFIIIKEDLSHIFEINAALANNELICFTGDRYFEGTKSLSENLLGKEANFPAGPFLIASRLKVPVVFVYVMKEPNLHYHLYAREAEVKHRDEKALLKEYVKSVESILQQYPLQWFNYFDFWNQLENKNSLPK from the coding sequence ATGAGTCAATGGGATGGTAAATCCAAAGGAACTGTATTAGGTTATAAAATATTCGTTTTTTTAATTCAAAAAGCGGGTGTCAAAGCTGCTTATGCCTTACTTTATTTTGTTGCTTCTTATTATTTTTTATTTCTAAGAAAAAGCAACAGAGCCATTTTCTATTATTTTAAAGAAAGACTTCAATACTCCTATTTCAAATCCAAAAAAATGGTTTTCAAAAGCTATTATACTTTTGGACAAACCATTATTGATAAAGTTTCCATTTCTGCTGGAATGAGAAACAGATTCACTTACGAATTTGACGGAATAGAAACGCTTAAAAAATTACTTGCCGAGAAAAAAGGCGGTGTTTTAATCAGCGCTCATGTTGGAAACTTCGAAATTGCAGAACATTTTTTAGGAGATATTGATCTTAATTTCCAAATCAATCTCGTTACGACAGATTTAGAACATTCTGCCATTAAGAATTATCTAGAAAGTGTTTCTCAAAAACCAACCGTAAAATTTATTATCATCAAAGAAGATTTGTCTCATATTTTTGAGATCAATGCCGCTTTGGCCAATAACGAATTAATCTGCTTTACAGGCGATCGTTATTTTGAAGGAACCAAATCGCTTTCTGAAAATCTTTTGGGCAAAGAAGCCAATTTCCCTGCGGGTCCGTTTTTAATTGCTTCAAGATTAAAAGTTCCTGTCGTTTTTGTTTATGTAATGAAAGAACCAAACCTTCATTATCATTTGTACGCAAGAGAAGCCGAAGTAAAACATCGAGACGAAAAAGCGCTTTTGAAAGAATATGTAAAAAGCGTAGAAAGTATTCTTCAGCAATACCCTTTACAATGGTTCAATTATTTTGATTTTTGGAACCAGTTAGAAAACAAAAATTCATTGCCAAAATAG
- a CDS encoding beta-ketoacyl-ACP synthase III: MFEVYITKAAKYLPNEAVSNDEMEAYLGLINDTASKARRIILRNNKITSRYYAVDKEGKSTHSNAELTKNAILPLFDENFTPQDVEVLSCGTSTPDIFLPSHAAMVHGLLKNKSVELNSSTGVCCAGMNSLKFGFLSIKSGNSKNAICTGSEKVSTWLNAQKYNHEADNLKSLEEQPIIAFKKDFLRWMLSDGAGAFLLENQPRGPISLRIEWMEAFSYAYELETCMYAGGDKLENGEIKGWSDYSPEQWLNESVFSIKQDVKLLDEFILSKGAESMKDAMDKNNIKSEDITYFIPHVSSNFFVEGLKKGLNEKGIGMSDDKWFMNLSRVGNVGSASIYLALEELLNSGNLKKGDKILLSVPESGRFSFAYAYLTVC; this comes from the coding sequence ATGTTTGAAGTATATATTACAAAAGCTGCAAAATATTTGCCAAACGAAGCCGTTTCAAATGACGAAATGGAAGCCTACTTAGGCCTTATCAATGATACTGCTTCTAAAGCAAGACGCATTATTTTGCGCAATAATAAAATTACAAGCCGATATTACGCTGTTGACAAAGAAGGAAAAAGCACTCACAGCAATGCCGAATTAACCAAAAATGCCATTTTACCGTTATTCGATGAAAATTTTACGCCTCAAGATGTAGAAGTACTTTCATGTGGAACTTCGACTCCGGACATATTTCTGCCTTCGCATGCTGCGATGGTTCACGGTCTTTTAAAAAATAAATCGGTAGAATTAAACTCTTCAACAGGAGTTTGCTGTGCCGGAATGAACTCTCTTAAGTTTGGTTTTCTTTCTATAAAATCTGGAAATTCAAAAAATGCAATCTGCACAGGATCAGAAAAAGTTTCGACCTGGCTGAATGCTCAAAAATACAATCACGAGGCAGACAATTTAAAAAGCCTTGAAGAACAGCCAATTATTGCATTCAAAAAAGATTTTCTTCGTTGGATGCTGTCAGATGGTGCTGGAGCTTTTCTTTTGGAAAACCAACCAAGAGGACCAATTTCACTTAGAATCGAATGGATGGAAGCTTTTTCGTATGCCTACGAATTAGAAACTTGCATGTATGCCGGAGGTGATAAATTGGAAAATGGAGAAATTAAAGGCTGGAGCGATTATTCGCCAGAACAATGGCTAAACGAATCTGTTTTCTCAATCAAACAAGACGTTAAATTATTAGACGAATTTATCCTGTCAAAAGGTGCCGAAAGCATGAAAGACGCCATGGATAAAAACAATATTAAATCGGAAGATATCACTTATTTTATCCCTCACGTTTCTTCAAACTTTTTTGTTGAAGGACTTAAAAAAGGATTGAACGAAAAAGGTATCGGAATGAGTGATGACAAATGGTTCATGAATCTTTCTCGAGTTGGAAATGTAGGCTCTGCTTCTATTTACCTAGCTCTTGAAGAATTATTGAATTCAGGGAATTTGAAAAAAGGAGATAAAATTTTATTATCTGTTCCAGAAAGCGGAAGATTTTCTTTTGCTTATGCCTATTTAACGGTTTGCTAA
- a CDS encoding dialkylrecorsinol condensing enzyme DarA yields the protein MKNVLVIYYSQSGQLESIAKNIAKPFLNSDEINLTFHEIQLEKPFPFPWNKESFFDAFPESFLQIPTALKPVPEEILNTKFDLVLFHYQVWYLSPSIPINSFLKSEDAKKILNNTPVITISGSRNMWIMAQEKIKVLLRKANANLVGNVALVDRVGNLISVITIVEWMFSGVKKKYLGIFPLPGVSEKDIQESSQFGEIMLDSLQKDNLTQLQPKLVEAGAVKISSYLVTVDKTANKIFNKWSNIIYKNQKNRKQLLKVFNVYLFLAIWLISPIVYILHLITYPLKLKSIKKETQYYQGV from the coding sequence ATGAAAAATGTTCTCGTAATTTATTATTCTCAATCTGGACAATTGGAATCTATTGCAAAAAATATTGCAAAACCATTCCTAAATTCAGACGAAATAAATCTTACTTTTCACGAAATACAATTAGAAAAACCATTTCCGTTTCCTTGGAACAAAGAATCATTTTTTGATGCTTTTCCAGAATCATTTTTACAGATTCCTACTGCATTAAAACCAGTTCCAGAAGAAATCCTAAATACAAAATTTGATCTAGTTTTATTTCATTATCAGGTTTGGTACTTATCGCCTTCAATTCCGATTAATTCATTTTTGAAAAGCGAAGATGCCAAGAAAATTTTGAACAATACTCCTGTTATCACCATAAGCGGCTCAAGAAACATGTGGATTATGGCTCAGGAAAAAATCAAAGTTTTACTCAGAAAAGCCAATGCCAATTTGGTTGGAAATGTAGCTTTGGTAGACCGAGTTGGAAATTTAATCAGCGTTATAACTATTGTAGAATGGATGTTCTCTGGGGTTAAGAAAAAATATTTAGGTATTTTTCCGCTTCCAGGAGTTTCAGAAAAAGACATACAAGAATCAAGTCAGTTTGGAGAAATCATGCTCGATTCTTTACAAAAAGATAATTTAACGCAATTACAGCCAAAATTGGTCGAAGCTGGCGCTGTAAAAATAAGTTCATATTTAGTGACTGTTGACAAAACGGCCAATAAAATTTTTAATAAATGGTCAAACATCATTTATAAAAATCAAAAAAACCGAAAACAGCTGCTTAAAGTATTTAATGTTTATTTATTCCTTGCGATATGGTTAATTTCGCCAATAGTGTATATATTGCACCTTATTACCTATCCGCTTAAGTTAAAATCTATAAAAAAGGAAACTCAATATTATCAGGGAGTTTAG